Proteins encoded by one window of Halobaculum halobium:
- a CDS encoding RNA-binding protein, with protein MSSVPFHYVDLRAFCYATEDEKRVEDALRTFLPEEFEIDRVVNAGHHGDRIVVLSARVERADDVRHVLATLADLPEWTRVLAELDERVDDNNSLFLRLDKQAAFKGSAELGPGITFRAKVEAYPAKHEKAVKNARKTFEELADDAADSGGEAA; from the coding sequence GTGAGCTCCGTTCCCTTCCACTACGTCGATCTGCGGGCCTTCTGTTACGCCACGGAAGACGAGAAGCGCGTCGAGGACGCGCTGCGGACGTTCCTCCCCGAGGAGTTCGAGATCGACCGCGTCGTCAACGCGGGCCACCACGGCGACCGAATCGTCGTCCTCTCGGCGCGCGTCGAGCGCGCCGACGACGTGCGCCACGTCCTCGCGACGCTCGCGGACCTGCCCGAGTGGACCCGCGTCCTCGCCGAACTCGACGAGCGCGTCGACGACAACAACTCGCTGTTCCTCCGCCTCGACAAGCAGGCCGCATTCAAAGGCAGCGCCGAACTCGGTCCGGGGATCACCTTCCGCGCGAAGGTGGAGGCGTACCCCGCCAAACACGAGAAGGCGGTGAAGAACGCACGCAAGACGTTCGAAGAGTTAGCAGACGATGCCGCGGATTCCGGCGGCGAGGCGGCCTGA
- a CDS encoding Lrp/AsnC family transcriptional regulator, producing MDEATRSLLDALVADARESTADLARQTGLDEAAVEETLAELEESGALRGYTAIVDWDATDEERVSAVVEVNVELDRETDYDDVARRIAESPAVDSLRLMSGDYDFAVNVSGSSMADVSRFVSEEVAPLPAVTKTVTHYVMETFKERGISFTDHDDDDRLSVTP from the coding sequence ATGGACGAGGCTACCCGATCCCTGCTAGACGCGCTCGTCGCCGACGCCCGCGAGTCCACCGCCGACCTTGCCCGCCAGACCGGCCTGGACGAGGCGGCCGTCGAGGAGACGCTCGCCGAGTTGGAGGAGTCGGGGGCCCTGCGCGGCTACACCGCGATCGTCGACTGGGACGCCACCGACGAGGAGCGCGTCAGCGCCGTCGTCGAGGTGAACGTCGAACTGGACCGCGAGACCGACTACGACGACGTGGCCCGCCGCATCGCGGAGTCGCCGGCGGTCGATTCCCTGCGGCTGATGTCGGGCGACTACGACTTCGCGGTCAACGTCTCCGGCTCGTCGATGGCCGACGTGTCGCGGTTCGTCTCCGAGGAGGTGGCGCCGCTGCCGGCGGTGACGAAGACGGTTACCCATTACGTGATGGAGACGTTCAAGGAGCGCGGAATCTCGTTCACCGACCACGACGACGACGATCGGCTCTCCGTGACGCCATGA
- a CDS encoding YhbY family RNA-binding protein, translating to MTDQDLRKQAHDLDVTVWVGKKGVSAVVDELDDQLKERDLVKVKFHRSAQAGTDVDELAADLAERVSADLVETRGHTAVLHK from the coding sequence ATGACTGACCAGGATCTGCGCAAGCAGGCCCACGACCTCGACGTAACCGTCTGGGTCGGCAAGAAGGGCGTCTCGGCGGTCGTCGACGAGCTCGACGACCAACTGAAGGAGCGCGACCTCGTGAAGGTGAAGTTCCACCGCTCGGCCCAGGCGGGAACCGACGTCGACGAGCTCGCCGCCGACCTGGCCGAGCGGGTGTCTGCCGACCTCGTCGAGACGCGCGGCCACACGGCGGTGCTCCACAAATGA
- a CDS encoding ribonuclease P protein component 4 has protein sequence MNDTRIAEERIERLAEFAERSARAGDDERARESVRLARRIAERHRCGLPRRFDRFTCDACDAFLIPGRNARVRLQEGSHVVIRCDCGATERYPYRD, from the coding sequence ATGAACGACACACGGATCGCCGAAGAGCGGATCGAGCGACTCGCCGAGTTCGCCGAGCGGTCGGCCCGCGCCGGCGACGACGAGCGGGCGCGCGAGTCCGTCAGGCTCGCCAGGCGGATCGCCGAGCGCCACCGCTGTGGGCTGCCTCGCCGGTTCGACCGGTTCACCTGCGACGCGTGCGACGCGTTCCTCATTCCGGGCCGCAACGCTCGCGTCAGACTGCAGGAGGGAAGCCACGTCGTGATCCGGTGCGACTGCGGCGCGACCGAGCGCTACCCGTATCGAGACTGA
- a CDS encoding thioredoxin family protein: MVQTDSDSELARGDAAPDFELPGVDGDTLALADFAGYGAVLVVFTCNHCPYAQAKFDLLNRVAAEYDDCAVVGINPNDAEDYPEDSFERMVEYVESGEVAYDAYLRDETAEAARAYGAVCTPDPFLLRNADGAGAFTLAYHGRLDDALNPDDEATEVYVTDAIDAVLAGDDVPLDPGPSRGCSIKWP; the protein is encoded by the coding sequence ATGGTCCAGACCGACTCCGACTCCGAACTCGCCCGCGGCGACGCCGCGCCCGACTTCGAACTCCCCGGCGTCGACGGCGACACCCTCGCGCTCGCGGACTTCGCCGGGTACGGCGCCGTGTTGGTCGTGTTCACCTGCAACCACTGCCCGTACGCGCAGGCGAAGTTCGACCTGCTGAACCGCGTCGCCGCCGAGTACGACGACTGCGCGGTCGTGGGGATCAATCCCAACGACGCCGAAGACTACCCGGAAGACTCGTTCGAGCGGATGGTCGAGTACGTCGAGTCGGGCGAGGTCGCCTACGACGCGTACCTCCGCGACGAGACCGCCGAAGCGGCCCGCGCCTACGGCGCCGTCTGCACGCCCGACCCGTTCCTCCTACGCAACGCCGACGGGGCCGGCGCGTTCACCCTCGCGTACCACGGCCGTCTCGACGACGCGCTCAACCCCGACGACGAGGCGACCGAAGTGTACGTCACTGACGCCATCGACGCGGTGCTCGCGGGCGACGACGTGCCCCTCGACCCGGGGCCGAGCCGCGGCTGTTCGATCAAATGGCCGTGA
- a CDS encoding response regulator transcription factor, translating into MSEETDAGESEDAAGEPAVLVVEDEPDLADLYAAWLGGDYDVRTAYGGQKALDELDDDVDVILLDRRMPGLSGDEVLDEVRARGIDARVAMVTAVEPDFDIIEMGFDDYLVKPVTRESLLETVEGLYTRSTYDSRVQELFAVSSKMAVLEAEKGRAALDESAEYESLEQRAHELRTELDEDVADFADGDFERAFRDLDADGDADDDLFDDADFEDF; encoded by the coding sequence ATGAGTGAGGAAACGGACGCCGGTGAGTCGGAGGACGCGGCCGGGGAGCCGGCCGTCCTCGTGGTCGAGGACGAACCCGATCTCGCAGATCTGTACGCTGCGTGGCTCGGGGGAGACTACGACGTCCGGACCGCGTACGGCGGGCAGAAAGCGCTCGACGAACTCGACGACGACGTCGACGTGATCCTCCTCGACAGGCGGATGCCCGGCCTGTCGGGGGACGAGGTGCTCGACGAGGTGCGCGCGCGCGGCATCGACGCTCGCGTCGCGATGGTCACCGCCGTCGAGCCGGATTTCGACATCATCGAGATGGGGTTCGACGACTACCTCGTCAAGCCGGTCACCCGGGAGTCGCTGCTGGAGACCGTCGAAGGGTTGTACACCCGCTCGACGTACGATTCGCGCGTGCAGGAGTTATTCGCCGTCTCGTCGAAAATGGCGGTCCTCGAGGCCGAGAAGGGACGCGCCGCCCTCGATGAGTCCGCCGAGTACGAATCGCTCGAACAGCGCGCGCACGAACTTCGCACGGAGCTCGACGAAGACGTCGCCGACTTCGCCGACGGCGACTTCGAGCGCGCCTTCCGCGACCTCGACGCCGACGGCGACGCGGACGACGACCTGTTCGACGACGCCGATTTTGAGGACTTCTGA
- a CDS encoding phytoene/squalene synthase family protein — protein MPDADRPAATHPDADLAWCHEAVQGVSRTFALTVDTLDEPMSSYICLGYLVCRVADTVEDADHIAPDEQAALLREFDAALDPDDDTDAGDFRASVDPHLPPEPERSADWEVVAEVERVFATFEGLPPEVRRAVVPPAREMATGMADFVERYADEGGLRIETRNELEEYCYYVAGTVGTLITNLVTTLGSIDDERTERLYEVAEEFGLLLQLVNVAKDVHDDYTEENNVYLPAEWLDAEGVPQDEVVAPEHRDGTASVVSRTAGYARGFLDGAQTYLEHVPLVEGNTLAAWTIPYLLAVGTLRELSEHPERAVTGEGVKVSREEVFAVVTAAHEHGRDALPRLRESIATQPFHTAPSAAD, from the coding sequence ATGCCCGACGCCGACCGCCCCGCCGCGACCCACCCCGACGCCGACCTCGCGTGGTGCCACGAGGCCGTCCAGGGTGTCTCGCGCACCTTCGCGCTGACTGTCGATACCCTCGACGAACCGATGTCGTCGTACATCTGCCTCGGCTATCTCGTCTGCCGGGTCGCCGACACCGTCGAGGACGCCGACCACATCGCCCCCGACGAACAGGCCGCCCTCCTCAGGGAGTTCGACGCCGCACTGGATCCCGACGACGACACCGACGCCGGCGACTTCCGCGCCTCGGTCGACCCGCACCTCCCGCCAGAGCCCGAGCGCTCGGCTGACTGGGAGGTCGTCGCCGAAGTGGAGCGCGTGTTCGCCACCTTCGAGGGCCTCCCGCCGGAGGTACGGCGCGCGGTCGTGCCGCCGGCCCGCGAGATGGCCACCGGGATGGCCGACTTCGTCGAGCGCTACGCCGACGAGGGCGGCCTCCGCATCGAGACCCGCAACGAACTCGAGGAGTACTGCTACTACGTCGCCGGCACCGTGGGCACCCTGATCACGAATCTCGTCACGACGCTGGGCAGCATCGACGACGAGCGCACCGAGCGGCTGTACGAGGTCGCCGAGGAGTTCGGGCTGCTCCTCCAGCTCGTGAACGTCGCGAAGGACGTCCACGACGACTACACCGAAGAGAACAACGTCTACCTCCCGGCCGAGTGGCTCGACGCGGAGGGCGTCCCGCAAGACGAGGTCGTCGCCCCCGAGCACCGCGACGGCACCGCCAGCGTCGTCTCCCGCACCGCGGGCTACGCGCGGGGCTTCCTCGACGGCGCCCAGACGTACCTCGAACACGTTCCGCTGGTCGAGGGCAACACGCTCGCGGCGTGGACGATCCCGTACCTGCTCGCGGTTGGTACGCTGCGCGAGCTGTCGGAGCATCCCGAGCGCGCGGTGACTGGGGAGGGCGTGAAGGTGAGCCGCGAGGAGGTGTTCGCGGTCGTCACCGCGGCACACGAACACGGCCGCGACGCGCTGCCGCGCCTGCGGGAGTCGATTGCGACGCAGCCGTTCCACACGGCGCCGTCGGCGGCGGACTGA
- a CDS encoding EamA family transporter — MNYIAWSVLALAAYSFVAPLMRLATAGEGAIPSTVAAFVANSVLVVATLAVIGFTGDGVVEHLADPRMRYVLAAGACLAVGILAYYRALSVGRVSIVAPIFAMFFVASSAVGVALLDEPVTGRKLLGVAFAVVAVVLVAGE, encoded by the coding sequence ATGAACTACATCGCCTGGTCGGTGCTGGCGCTGGCGGCGTACTCGTTCGTTGCGCCGCTCATGCGACTGGCGACGGCCGGCGAGGGCGCCATCCCGAGCACCGTCGCCGCGTTCGTCGCCAACTCGGTGCTGGTCGTCGCGACGCTCGCCGTCATCGGGTTCACCGGCGACGGCGTCGTCGAACACCTCGCGGACCCGCGGATGCGCTACGTGCTCGCCGCGGGCGCGTGTCTCGCGGTCGGCATCCTCGCGTACTACCGGGCGCTGTCGGTGGGCCGGGTGTCGATCGTCGCGCCCATCTTCGCGATGTTCTTCGTCGCCTCCTCCGCCGTCGGCGTCGCGCTCCTCGACGAACCGGTCACCGGCCGGAAGCTGCTGGGCGTCGCGTTCGCGGTCGTCGCGGTCGTCCTCGTCGCCGGCGAGTAG
- a CDS encoding amidase yields the protein MTAATPDSFDLLEATVADVHAAMEAGEVTAEALVERYLDRIDRYDDDLNAVLTLNSSARERARDLDRRYEADGPVGPLHGVPTLVKDNHDTADMATTAGCAALADSRPPRDAFVVERLRDAGAVILGKTNLQELSFGVDTISSLGGETRNAYSRSHRPSGSSGGTAVAVAANLATLGTGSDTCSSVRSPPAFNACVGVRPTRGLVSRTGIVPLSLTQDTAGPITRTVGDAARMLDAMAGYDPADPVTARGADAVPDGGYVAHLDPDGLAGARVGVVRQFFGTRGEPDDGRESRTADAAAVTAIVDDAIAAFESAGAMVVDPVEVVDLGKLESARVLTYEWARDFARYLEEIGDATPYDSLAEVVETGAVAESIAARIEESGALDVDPAAVDGDPDYLRRLRRREELRDETLATMVEHDLDALLYPPSRVPPVEIPAHQPFEELNCELSAHTGLPSIAVPAGTTDGGLPVGVELLGRAFAEPRLFELASGFERVADPRSPPADTRPLE from the coding sequence ATGACAGCGGCGACACCGGACTCGTTCGATCTCCTCGAAGCGACGGTCGCCGACGTACACGCCGCGATGGAGGCGGGCGAGGTGACCGCCGAGGCGCTCGTCGAGCGCTATCTCGACCGGATCGACCGCTACGACGACGACCTGAACGCGGTTCTGACGCTGAATTCCAGTGCCCGCGAGCGCGCTCGCGACCTCGACCGCCGGTACGAGGCGGACGGACCCGTCGGCCCGCTCCACGGCGTGCCGACGCTCGTGAAGGACAACCACGACACCGCCGACATGGCGACGACAGCCGGCTGTGCCGCGCTCGCCGACTCCCGCCCCCCGCGCGATGCGTTCGTCGTCGAGCGACTCCGGGACGCCGGGGCGGTGATCCTCGGCAAGACGAACCTCCAAGAGCTGTCGTTCGGCGTCGACACGATCAGTTCGCTCGGCGGCGAGACGCGCAACGCCTACAGCCGCTCGCACAGGCCGTCCGGCTCCAGCGGCGGCACGGCGGTCGCGGTCGCCGCGAACCTGGCGACACTCGGCACCGGATCGGATACCTGCTCGTCGGTTCGGTCGCCGCCGGCGTTCAACGCCTGCGTCGGCGTCCGTCCGACGCGGGGGCTGGTCAGCCGGACCGGGATCGTCCCGCTGAGCCTGACGCAGGACACCGCCGGTCCGATCACCCGAACCGTCGGCGACGCCGCACGGATGCTGGACGCGATGGCGGGCTACGACCCGGCCGACCCGGTCACGGCTCGCGGCGCCGACGCCGTTCCCGACGGCGGCTACGTCGCCCACCTGGACCCAGACGGACTCGCGGGAGCGCGGGTCGGCGTCGTGCGGCAGTTCTTCGGGACCCGCGGGGAACCGGACGACGGGCGGGAGAGCCGGACGGCCGACGCGGCGGCCGTGACCGCGATCGTCGACGACGCGATCGCGGCGTTCGAGTCGGCGGGCGCGATGGTCGTCGATCCCGTCGAGGTCGTCGACCTCGGGAAGCTGGAGAGCGCGCGAGTCCTGACGTACGAATGGGCGCGCGACTTCGCCCGCTACCTCGAGGAGATCGGCGACGCGACCCCGTACGACTCGCTCGCGGAGGTGGTCGAGACGGGGGCGGTCGCCGAATCGATCGCCGCGCGGATCGAGGAGTCGGGCGCGCTCGACGTCGATCCCGCCGCGGTCGACGGCGACCCGGACTACCTCCGTCGGCTTCGCCGACGCGAGGAGTTGCGCGATGAGACGCTCGCGACGATGGTCGAGCACGACCTCGACGCGCTGTTGTACCCCCCGTCGCGCGTCCCGCCGGTCGAGATTCCGGCTCACCAGCCGTTCGAGGAACTGAACTGCGAGCTGTCGGCGCACACCGGCCTGCCGTCGATCGCCGTGCCCGCCGGGACCACCGACGGGGGGCTGCCGGTCGGCGTCGAACTGCTCGGTCGGGCGTTCGCCGAACCTCGGTTGTTCGAACTCGCGTCCGGGTTCGAGCGAGTCGCGGACCCCCGCAGTCCGCCCGCGGATACCAGACCGCTCGAGTGA
- a CDS encoding acyl-CoA dehydrogenase: MDFGLTTEQQQIRDMVAEFVDKEIVPRAAEIDEEDEFPRDIVDQMAELGLMGMPFPEEYGGADLDYHSYALGLSEIARGSGGLGTVVAAHISLAGNMLYAFGDEEQKQEYLTPLAEGEDIGAFALSEAGAGSDVPAMETTAETDGDGYVVNGGKLWISNGSVADTVTLFAKTDPDAGNKGISSFVVRPEEDDGFIVEGTEHKLGDKGCPTAELRFDDMYLPEDRLLGEEGDGFVQALKTLNGGRITIAARGVGIARAALDEAAQYATERDQFGGPISQFQAIQHKIADMDTKLQAAELLMHKAADLKIKGEPFIKEAAQAKLYASEISREVANEAIQIHGGYGYTKDFPVERFYRDAKLNEIYEGTSEVLRNTIAQQVLDE, from the coding sequence ATGGACTTCGGGCTGACCACCGAGCAACAGCAGATCCGCGACATGGTCGCGGAGTTCGTCGACAAGGAGATCGTGCCGCGAGCCGCCGAGATCGACGAGGAGGACGAGTTCCCCCGCGACATCGTCGATCAGATGGCCGAGCTCGGCCTGATGGGCATGCCGTTCCCCGAGGAGTACGGCGGCGCCGACCTCGATTACCACAGCTACGCGCTCGGGCTCTCCGAGATCGCGCGCGGCTCGGGCGGCCTCGGCACCGTCGTCGCCGCGCACATCTCGCTCGCGGGCAACATGCTGTACGCCTTCGGCGACGAGGAGCAGAAACAGGAGTACCTCACCCCACTCGCCGAGGGTGAGGACATCGGGGCGTTCGCGCTCTCGGAGGCCGGCGCTGGCTCGGACGTGCCCGCGATGGAGACCACCGCGGAAACGGACGGCGACGGCTACGTCGTCAACGGCGGGAAGCTGTGGATCTCGAACGGCTCGGTCGCCGACACGGTGACGCTGTTCGCGAAAACCGACCCCGACGCCGGTAACAAGGGAATCTCCTCGTTCGTCGTTCGTCCCGAGGAGGACGACGGCTTCATCGTCGAGGGGACGGAGCACAAGCTCGGCGACAAGGGCTGTCCGACCGCCGAGCTCCGCTTCGACGATATGTACCTCCCCGAGGACCGCCTGCTGGGTGAGGAAGGCGACGGGTTCGTGCAGGCGCTCAAGACCCTCAACGGCGGCCGGATCACCATCGCCGCCCGCGGCGTCGGCATCGCGCGGGCGGCGCTCGACGAGGCGGCCCAGTACGCAACCGAGCGTGACCAGTTCGGCGGCCCCATTTCGCAGTTCCAGGCGATCCAGCACAAGATCGCGGACATGGACACCAAGCTGCAAGCCGCGGAGCTGCTGATGCACAAGGCGGCGGACCTGAAGATCAAGGGCGAGCCGTTCATCAAGGAGGCCGCGCAGGCGAAGCTGTACGCCAGCGAGATCAGCCGCGAGGTGGCCAACGAGGCGATCCAGATCCACGGCGGCTACGGCTACACGAAGGACTTCCCCGTCGAGCGGTTCTACCGCGACGCGAAGCTCAACGAGATCTACGAGGGGACCAGCGAGGTTCTCCGCAACACGATCGCACAGCAGGTGCTCGACGAGTAA
- a CDS encoding pyridoxal phosphate-dependent aminotransferase produces MSGNEDRSERDDRSERDGRVESDGGATGEPSRTAGEQSRFAAADRVTSVPPSGIREFFEVAENRDDVISLGVGEPDFTAPWPARSAAIESLERGRTSYTANRGMPDLRRAIAERVTRYDQSYDPDSEILVTTGASEAVDLAFRAFVNPGDTVALPTPTYVSYEPGVRFAGGEPLAVHTRHEDDWALTPEALREAGADEADVLVLCYPNNPTGATMDADEMDAVADFCRRHDLLVVADEIYAALTYEGDHQSVATRPGMRERTVVINGFSKAYAMTGLRLGYAMGPEPAIDAMTKVHQYAMLSAPTTAQHAALAAIRRCDDEVERMRREYDRRRRYVVSRLRELGLEVAEPGGAFYAFPRVADVAPEGDARAFATDLLEAEGVAAVPGTAFGAGGEGHLRMSYATGLDDLKEAMARLERFLS; encoded by the coding sequence ATGAGCGGGAACGAAGACCGATCCGAGCGCGACGACCGATCCGAGCGCGACGGCCGAGTCGAATCTGACGGCGGCGCGACCGGGGAACCCTCGCGGACAGCAGGCGAACAGTCTCGGTTCGCGGCCGCCGACCGCGTCACCTCGGTGCCGCCCTCCGGGATCCGCGAGTTCTTCGAGGTCGCGGAGAACCGCGACGACGTGATCTCGCTGGGCGTCGGCGAACCCGACTTCACGGCGCCGTGGCCGGCGCGCTCGGCGGCGATCGAGTCGCTGGAGCGCGGCCGAACCAGCTACACCGCCAACCGCGGCATGCCCGATCTCCGTCGGGCGATCGCCGAGCGCGTCACCCGCTACGACCAGTCGTACGACCCCGACTCGGAGATCCTCGTCACGACAGGCGCCTCAGAGGCGGTCGATTTGGCGTTTCGCGCGTTCGTGAACCCGGGCGACACCGTCGCGCTCCCGACGCCGACGTACGTCTCCTACGAACCCGGCGTCCGCTTCGCGGGCGGGGAGCCGCTCGCGGTGCACACTCGCCACGAGGACGACTGGGCGCTCACGCCCGAGGCGCTGCGCGAGGCCGGCGCCGACGAGGCGGACGTGCTCGTGCTGTGTTACCCGAACAACCCCACGGGGGCGACGATGGACGCCGACGAGATGGACGCCGTCGCCGACTTCTGTCGCCGACACGACCTGCTCGTCGTCGCCGACGAGATCTACGCCGCGCTCACGTACGAGGGGGACCACCAGTCGGTCGCGACTCGGCCGGGGATGCGCGAGCGAACGGTCGTCATCAACGGCTTCTCGAAGGCCTACGCGATGACGGGGCTGCGCCTTGGCTACGCGATGGGGCCGGAGCCGGCGATCGACGCGATGACCAAGGTCCACCAGTACGCGATGCTGTCGGCGCCGACGACCGCGCAACACGCCGCGCTGGCGGCGATCCGGCGGTGTGACGACGAGGTCGAGCGCATGCGCCGCGAGTACGATCGCCGGCGCCGGTACGTCGTCTCGCGCCTGCGCGAGCTCGGGCTGGAGGTCGCAGAGCCCGGTGGCGCGTTCTACGCGTTCCCCCGGGTCGCCGACGTGGCGCCCGAGGGCGACGCCCGCGCGTTCGCGACCGACCTCTTGGAGGCGGAGGGTGTCGCGGCCGTCCCGGGCACCGCGTTCGGAGCCGGCGGTGAGGGCCACCTCCGGATGTCGTACGCGACCGGGCTGGACGACCTCAAGGAGGCGATGGCGCGGCTCGAGCGGTTCCTCTCGTGA
- a CDS encoding mechanosensitive ion channel family protein yields the protein MSVSGAGAVLQTGTPAPDASASSDASALVADLLASVGVPATLADPLGAAITFLVVLGVFYVAGRAFVVPVLDRVLDARGLDTHAKRPLRKIANLVVVFAGVAVGFGLAGYGDFLQSLATIAAAATLAIGFAMQDVIKNFVAGIFIFTDKPFRIGDWIEWDGNSGIVEDISFRVSRVRTFDNELLTVPNSQLTDGVIKNPVAKETLRLQFLFGIGYGDDIDHATEIIVEEAERHPEILADPAPSVRLTELADSYVGLKSRIWIDNPSRADFVKIRAEYVKRVKERFDEEGIEIPFPQRDLTGNVELNTPAEGGAALGGD from the coding sequence ATGAGCGTCTCGGGGGCCGGAGCGGTCCTCCAGACGGGCACGCCGGCGCCCGACGCGTCGGCTTCGTCGGACGCGTCGGCGCTCGTCGCCGACCTCCTCGCGAGCGTCGGCGTCCCGGCGACGCTCGCGGACCCGCTCGGCGCGGCGATCACGTTCCTCGTCGTGCTGGGGGTGTTCTACGTCGCCGGGCGGGCGTTCGTCGTTCCGGTGCTCGATCGGGTGCTCGACGCCCGCGGACTCGACACGCACGCCAAGCGACCGCTGCGGAAGATCGCGAACCTCGTCGTCGTCTTCGCCGGCGTCGCCGTCGGGTTCGGGCTGGCCGGCTACGGTGACTTTCTCCAGTCGCTCGCGACGATCGCCGCCGCGGCGACGCTCGCGATCGGCTTCGCGATGCAGGACGTGATCAAGAACTTCGTCGCCGGGATCTTCATCTTCACCGACAAGCCGTTCCGCATCGGCGACTGGATCGAGTGGGACGGCAACTCCGGCATCGTCGAGGACATCTCCTTCCGGGTGTCGCGGGTTCGAACCTTCGACAACGAGCTGCTGACGGTGCCGAACTCCCAGCTCACCGACGGCGTGATCAAAAACCCCGTCGCGAAGGAGACGCTCCGCCTGCAGTTCCTCTTCGGCATCGGCTACGGCGACGACATCGACCACGCGACCGAGATCATCGTCGAGGAGGCCGAGCGGCACCCGGAGATCCTCGCGGACCCGGCGCCGTCGGTCCGCCTCACCGAACTGGCCGACAGCTACGTCGGGCTCAAGAGCCGCATCTGGATCGACAACCCCTCGCGCGCCGACTTCGTCAAGATCCGCGCGGAGTACGTGAAGCGCGTGAAGGAGCGCTTCGACGAGGAGGGGATCGAGATCCCGTTCCCGCAGCGGGACCTCACGGGCAACGTGGAACTCAACACGCCCGCAGAGGGCGGCGCGGCCCTCGGCGGCGACTGA
- a CDS encoding DUF1918 domain-containing protein, with product MTEFEKDDSVVLHDEHSEFDGETGTVTQVMETMFGDATYTISFEEGQEQGVPADALEAAEGDADDGEE from the coding sequence ATGACCGAGTTCGAGAAGGACGACAGCGTCGTGCTGCACGACGAGCACAGCGAGTTCGACGGCGAGACCGGCACCGTGACGCAGGTCATGGAGACGATGTTCGGCGACGCGACCTACACGATCAGTTTCGAGGAGGGCCAAGAGCAGGGCGTCCCCGCCGACGCGCTGGAGGCCGCCGAGGGCGACGCGGACGACGGCGAGGAGTAA